In a genomic window of Calditrichota bacterium:
- a CDS encoding co-chaperone GroES, with protein sequence MAIQPIDERVLIKPLEQEERKVGSIIIPDTAKERPQMGEVIAVGDDVTHEKETRKKLSELVKVGDRVIYAKYGGTEVKIDGVEHLIVSRNDILAVVR encoded by the coding sequence ATGGCCATTCAACCGATTGATGAACGAGTCCTGATCAAGCCGCTCGAGCAGGAAGAGCGGAAGGTCGGCTCGATCATCATCCCCGACACCGCCAAGGAGCGGCCCCAAATGGGCGAAGTGATCGCCGTCGGCGATGACGTCACTCACGAGAAGGAGACGCGCAAGAAGTTGTCCGAACTGGTCAAGGTCGGAGACCGCGTCATCTATGCCAAGTATGGCGGCACCGAGGTGAAGATCGACGGCGTCGAGCACCTCATCGTATCGCGTAACGATATCCTCGCCGTGGTCAGATGA
- the groL gene encoding chaperonin GroEL, protein MAAKEIIFDLDARQAMKRGVDKLTDAVKATLGPKGRNVLIEKKFGAPLSTKDGVTVAKEVELEDPIENMGAQMVREVASKTSDVAGDGTTTATVLAQAIFAEGLRNVVAGANPMDLKRGIEVAVKEVVASLQSISKPVGANWDEIAQVGAISANNDERIGKLIAEAMEKVGKDGVITVEEAKGTETTVELVEGMQFDRGYLSPYFITNPDNMEAGLDEPLILIYDKKISLMKDLLPVLEKVAQMGRSLLIIAEDVEGEALATLVVNKLRGTLKVCAVKAPGFGDRRKAMLEDIAVLTGGRVISEEAGFKLENAVVSDLGKAKRVTIDKDNTTIVEGMGAKAEIKGRCDQIRKQIDTTTSDYDREKLQERLAKLSGGVAVLKIGAATEVEMKETKARVEDALHATRAAVEEGIIPGGGVALLRAQAALDTLSLEGDQALGIKIIRRAVEEPIRQICHNTGVESSVVVEKVRNGKDAFGFNARTEVFEDLYKAGVIDPTKVARCALENAASVASLLLMTDAVIFERPEKKEAMPPMPHGGGMGGMDY, encoded by the coding sequence ATGGCAGCCAAGGAAATCATCTTCGACCTCGATGCGCGTCAGGCGATGAAGCGCGGGGTCGATAAACTGACCGATGCGGTCAAGGCAACACTCGGGCCCAAGGGCCGTAACGTCCTGATCGAGAAGAAGTTCGGCGCTCCGCTTTCGACCAAAGACGGCGTCACGGTCGCCAAGGAAGTCGAACTCGAAGACCCGATCGAGAACATGGGCGCTCAAATGGTGCGTGAAGTCGCCTCGAAGACCTCCGACGTCGCCGGCGATGGCACCACCACCGCCACCGTTCTGGCCCAGGCGATTTTTGCCGAAGGCCTTCGCAATGTTGTCGCCGGAGCCAATCCGATGGACTTGAAGCGCGGCATCGAAGTCGCCGTCAAGGAAGTCGTCGCGTCGCTCCAGTCGATCTCCAAGCCGGTCGGTGCCAACTGGGACGAGATCGCCCAGGTCGGTGCCATCTCGGCTAACAACGACGAACGGATCGGCAAACTGATCGCCGAAGCGATGGAGAAGGTCGGTAAGGACGGCGTCATCACCGTCGAAGAAGCCAAGGGCACCGAGACCACCGTTGAACTGGTCGAAGGAATGCAGTTCGACCGCGGTTACCTATCGCCCTACTTCATCACCAACCCCGACAATATGGAAGCGGGCCTCGACGAGCCTCTCATTCTGATCTACGACAAGAAGATCAGTTTGATGAAAGACCTCCTGCCGGTGCTCGAGAAGGTAGCTCAGATGGGTCGCAGCCTGCTGATCATCGCGGAAGACGTCGAAGGCGAAGCGCTCGCCACGCTCGTCGTCAATAAACTGCGCGGTACGCTGAAGGTTTGCGCCGTCAAAGCGCCCGGATTCGGCGACCGACGCAAGGCGATGCTCGAGGACATCGCAGTCCTGACGGGCGGCCGGGTGATCTCCGAGGAAGCCGGCTTCAAACTCGAGAACGCCGTCGTCAGCGACCTCGGCAAAGCCAAGCGCGTGACTATCGACAAGGACAACACCACCATCGTCGAGGGCATGGGCGCCAAGGCCGAAATCAAGGGCCGCTGCGACCAGATCCGCAAGCAGATCGACACTACCACCTCCGACTACGACCGCGAGAAACTCCAGGAGCGGCTCGCCAAGTTGTCGGGCGGTGTCGCGGTGCTGAAGATCGGTGCGGCGACCGAGGTCGAAATGAAAGAGACCAAAGCCCGCGTCGAAGACGCACTACACGCTACTCGCGCAGCTGTCGAAGAGGGCATCATCCCCGGCGGCGGCGTCGCGCTGCTGCGTGCCCAGGCGGCGCTCGACACATTGTCGCTCGAAGGCGATCAAGCCCTCGGCATCAAGATCATCCGTCGCGCGGTCGAAGAACCGATCCGACAAATCTGCCACAATACCGGCGTTGAGTCGTCGGTGGTGGTCGAAAAGGTGCGCAACGGCAAGGACGCGTTCGGTTTCAACGCCCGCACCGAGGTCTTCGAAGACCTCTACAAGGCCGGCGTGATCGACCCGACCAAGGTGGCGCGCTGCGCATTGGAGAATGCCGCTTCGGTGGCGTCGCTCCTGCTGATGACCGATGCGGTAATCTTCGAGAGGCCGGAGAAGAAGGAGGCGATGCCTCCGATGCCGCATGGCGGCGGTATGGGCGGGATGGACTACTAA
- a CDS encoding ATP-binding cassette domain-containing protein: protein MSRPVIEVRDLRVRFPVYGGVFLGKIAEVKAVDGVSFDLIEGETLGLVGESGCGKTTVGRALINILRSVNPDTIVEGDIWLNLENGEKVNLTRLSKRAMRPYRRAIQMVFQDPFASLNPRLTVMKIVEEPLLIHTTMAKAERIERVGWLLQKVGLNPEQAQRYPHEFSGGQRQRIGLARALATNPRVIIADEPVSALDVSIQAQVINLMQDLQDEFKLTFLFVAHDLSVVEHVSKRIAVMYLGNLVEIGPSDQVNHDPRHPYTKALLSAVPLPDPKGAASRKRIILTGDVPTPLRKPSGCPFRTRCPIAQPDCAEAMPPLRDIGIGRQVACPYT, encoded by the coding sequence GTGAGCCGCCCGGTCATCGAAGTGCGCGACCTGCGCGTCCGATTCCCGGTCTATGGCGGTGTCTTCCTTGGAAAGATTGCTGAAGTGAAGGCTGTCGATGGCGTCTCATTCGATTTGATCGAAGGCGAAACGTTGGGATTGGTAGGTGAGTCCGGCTGCGGCAAGACGACCGTTGGGCGCGCACTCATAAACATCCTCCGCTCGGTCAACCCCGACACCATTGTCGAGGGCGATATCTGGCTGAACCTTGAGAATGGCGAGAAGGTCAACTTGACGCGGTTGTCGAAGCGCGCTATGCGGCCGTATCGGAGAGCGATTCAGATGGTCTTTCAAGACCCCTTTGCGTCGCTCAATCCGCGCCTGACGGTGATGAAGATCGTCGAAGAGCCGCTCCTTATTCACACCACGATGGCCAAGGCTGAGCGCATCGAACGGGTCGGCTGGCTGTTGCAAAAGGTGGGACTAAATCCGGAGCAGGCTCAACGTTATCCGCATGAGTTCTCCGGCGGCCAGAGGCAGCGAATCGGACTGGCGCGAGCTCTCGCGACCAACCCACGGGTGATTATTGCCGACGAGCCGGTGTCGGCGCTCGACGTCTCAATTCAGGCTCAGGTGATCAACCTGATGCAGGACTTGCAGGATGAGTTCAAACTGACCTTCCTCTTTGTGGCGCACGATCTTTCGGTGGTGGAGCACGTTTCGAAACGGATAGCAGTGATGTATTTGGGGAATCTGGTTGAGATAGGGCCATCGGATCAGGTGAATCACGACCCGCGGCATCCCTACACGAAAGCGCTCTTGTCGGCAGTGCCGCTGCCCGATCCGAAAGGGGCAGCATCGCGTAAGAGGATCATCCTGACCGGGGACGTCCCGACTCCGCTCCGTAAGCCATCGGGCTGCCCGTTTCGAACCCGGTGTCCGATTGCGCAGCCAGACTGCGCCGAAGCGATGCCGCCACTGAGGGATATTGGAATTGGCCGGCAGGTTGCCTGCCCTTATACATAG
- a CDS encoding ABC transporter ATP-binding protein: MPSETRPSVSPSPLARVRGLKTHFRTEAGLAKAVDGVDFDVHPGEMLGIVGESGSGKSVTALSLVRLIPNPPGEIVAGEVLFQGRDLLKLPLTEMYMVRGKEIAMIFQEPMTSLNPVFTIGMQIEEIVRYHEHVPREQVVGHAVKMLEQVGIPDAGRRMKDYPHQYSGGMRQRVMIAMALACDPALLIADEPTTALDVTIQAQIIDLMLQLKERRPGSAIMLITHDLAVIAETCQRVIVMYGGMIQEVAPVGPLFEEPLHPYTVGLLKSLPRPDLQKQHRLYNIPGTVPSIINLPPGCKFASRCERVMPICQQVEPELMTIAPGRQVRCHLYGNEASSSPASISPSAEAVQ; this comes from the coding sequence TTGCCTTCAGAAACTCGACCTTCAGTATCTCCCTCCCCCCTTGCGCGCGTCCGGGGGCTGAAGACCCACTTCCGCACCGAAGCCGGACTCGCCAAAGCCGTCGATGGCGTCGATTTCGACGTCCACCCGGGCGAAATGCTGGGGATCGTCGGCGAATCAGGCTCTGGTAAATCGGTTACGGCGCTCTCGCTGGTCCGGCTGATTCCCAATCCACCCGGCGAGATCGTAGCCGGGGAAGTGCTCTTTCAGGGCCGCGACCTCCTGAAACTGCCGCTCACCGAGATGTATATGGTGCGAGGCAAGGAGATCGCGATGATCTTCCAGGAGCCGATGACCTCGCTCAACCCGGTCTTCACCATCGGGATGCAAATCGAGGAGATCGTCCGTTACCACGAGCACGTTCCGCGCGAGCAGGTCGTCGGGCACGCCGTCAAGATGCTTGAGCAGGTCGGCATCCCCGATGCCGGCCGGCGAATGAAAGACTATCCCCATCAGTACTCGGGCGGGATGCGCCAGCGGGTGATGATCGCGATGGCGCTCGCCTGCGACCCGGCTTTGCTCATTGCAGACGAACCGACCACCGCGCTCGATGTGACGATTCAAGCACAAATCATCGATCTGATGCTGCAATTGAAGGAGCGGCGTCCCGGCTCGGCCATCATGTTGATCACTCACGACCTCGCCGTGATTGCCGAGACCTGCCAGCGCGTCATCGTGATGTATGGGGGGATGATCCAGGAAGTCGCGCCGGTTGGGCCGCTTTTCGAAGAACCGCTCCATCCCTACACTGTCGGGTTGCTTAAGTCACTGCCTCGTCCCGACCTGCAAAAGCAGCACCGCCTCTATAATATTCCCGGCACCGTCCCGTCGATCATCAACCTGCCGCCCGGCTGTAAGTTCGCCAGCAGATGCGAGCGCGTGATGCCGATCTGCCAACAAGTCGAACCGGAACTGATGACCATCGCACCGGGACGTCAGGTAAGGTGTCATCTTTACGGGAATGAAGCGAGTTCCTCGCCGGCTTCGATCTCACCTTCAGCGGAGGCTGTCCAGTGA
- a CDS encoding WD40 repeat domain-containing protein, which produces MMMLVLMMMWGSVDDSLANPNWTLMTVLEGHTDWVYAVRWAPDEERLYSAGADQQVIVWEASTGSPLDTFHSDKGWIYSLAVSPDGSLVAVGCEKKCILIWDAATGELVRTIEGARSRVFALDFSPDGRLLAAGDDDRGLKIWKVATGVLETSLPLQGGALFAVSFSPNGTMLASGCGDRRAKVWDVATGEEWLRMILHGGAVTGVGWLPDGRRLASSGSDNSAALWDVAAALESAPRTESKPTARVTDTPLWTTRAPRGPVFCIAVSPDGRWIAAGGKDKRTYIWDASTRRETAVLEGHTGTVQTLAFSPDSKRLASGGRDGTVRVWIRGGTEKRSSASRLP; this is translated from the coding sequence ATGATGATGTTGGTGCTGATGATGATGTGGGGAAGCGTCGATGATAGTTTGGCGAATCCGAATTGGACCCTGATGACCGTCCTTGAAGGCCACACCGACTGGGTCTATGCCGTCCGGTGGGCGCCGGATGAGGAGCGACTTTACAGTGCCGGAGCAGATCAGCAGGTAATCGTCTGGGAAGCCTCGACCGGGAGTCCGCTCGATACCTTTCATAGCGACAAGGGGTGGATCTACTCGCTCGCGGTCAGCCCGGATGGAAGTCTCGTCGCCGTGGGTTGCGAAAAGAAGTGTATCCTGATTTGGGATGCTGCAACCGGCGAACTGGTACGGACTATCGAGGGTGCGCGGAGCCGGGTCTTTGCCCTTGACTTCAGCCCGGACGGTAGGCTACTTGCAGCCGGAGATGACGACCGGGGCCTAAAGATATGGAAAGTTGCGACCGGCGTCCTGGAGACTTCACTGCCGTTACAGGGTGGTGCGCTCTTTGCGGTCTCGTTCAGCCCGAACGGGACGATGCTTGCCAGCGGCTGCGGTGACCGGCGAGCGAAGGTGTGGGACGTCGCCACGGGCGAGGAGTGGCTGCGGATGATCCTTCACGGCGGCGCGGTGACGGGGGTGGGATGGCTCCCGGATGGGCGCCGACTTGCGTCTTCGGGCAGCGACAACAGCGCCGCGCTCTGGGATGTCGCCGCGGCGCTTGAGAGCGCCCCGCGGACGGAATCCAAACCTACGGCGCGGGTCACCGATACACCGCTCTGGACCACCAGGGCGCCGCGCGGCCCGGTCTTCTGCATCGCGGTCAGCCCTGATGGGAGATGGATCGCCGCGGGGGGCAAGGATAAAAGAACCTACATTTGGGACGCCTCCACCAGGCGGGAAACCGCCGTTTTGGAGGGGCACACCGGAACCGTCCAGACTCTCGCTTTTAGTCCCGATTCGAAGCGCCTCGCCAGCGGCGGGCGGGATGGGACGGTGAGGGTGTGGATAAGGGGAGGGACCGAAAAAAGATCATCGGCAAGCAGATTGCCATGA
- the queC gene encoding 7-cyano-7-deazaguanine synthase QueC, with protein sequence MVGSESDPTRDINISINININARAVVLLSGGLDSAVTLAIARSEGYAAYALSIDYGQRHRIELEAAKRVASSLGAAGHLILPLDLRAFGGSALTAEIAVPKHNDGEVSETAIPITYVPARNTIFLALALAFAETLGAEAIFFGANAVDYSNYPDCRPEFIRAFEHLARLGTKVGSEGRAIAVVAPLIDLSKADIIRRGIALGVDLGLTWSCYDPQPGDRPCGACASCRIRARGMREAGVGDGREVA encoded by the coding sequence ATGGTCGGATCGGAATCCGACCCCACGCGTGATATTAACATTAGCATTAACATTAACATAAATGCACGGGCAGTCGTGTTGCTCTCGGGCGGGCTCGACTCGGCAGTTACGCTCGCCATAGCCAGAAGCGAAGGTTACGCCGCTTACGCGCTCTCCATCGACTATGGCCAGCGGCACCGGATCGAACTGGAAGCCGCCAAAAGGGTCGCAAGTTCGCTCGGTGCAGCCGGGCACCTGATCCTGCCGCTCGACCTGCGGGCATTCGGCGGATCGGCACTGACGGCTGAGATTGCCGTCCCGAAGCATAACGACGGCGAGGTGAGCGAAACCGCCATCCCGATCACCTATGTCCCGGCGCGCAATACGATCTTCCTCGCGCTGGCGCTGGCTTTCGCTGAGACTTTGGGCGCTGAAGCGATCTTCTTTGGCGCCAACGCGGTTGACTACTCCAATTACCCCGACTGCCGGCCGGAGTTCATTCGCGCCTTCGAGCATCTTGCCCGCCTCGGGACCAAGGTCGGCAGCGAAGGCCGCGCCATCGCTGTCGTAGCGCCGCTGATCGACCTGTCGAAAGCCGACATCATCCGCCGCGGCATCGCGCTGGGCGTCGATCTTGGACTGACCTGGAGTTGCTATGACCCGCAGCCGGGCGACCGGCCCTGCGGAGCGTGCGCCAGTTGCCGGATCAGAGCCAGGGGGATGCGGGAAGCGGGGGTGGGAGATGGACGAGAAGTTGCGTAG
- a CDS encoding nucleoside deaminase: MFARRKSPPAFDFLPSHFLRLALAEARDAFDEGEVPVGAVVVKEGRVLGRDHNRTKALSDPTAHAELLAITAAAQAIENGRLDGCVLYSTLEPCPMCAGAMVLARIEAVYYAAPDHRYGACGTLFDIPRDPRLAHRVEVYQLAEYAAEAGELMERFFRERRETT; the protein is encoded by the coding sequence ATATTTGCCCGGAGGAAAAGCCCTCCCGCCTTTGACTTCCTCCCCTCCCATTTCCTTCGCCTTGCCCTGGCGGAAGCGCGGGATGCTTTCGACGAAGGTGAGGTACCGGTCGGTGCCGTCGTGGTGAAAGAGGGCCGGGTGCTGGGACGGGATCATAACCGCACCAAGGCGCTCTCCGATCCAACCGCTCACGCCGAACTGCTGGCGATAACCGCTGCGGCTCAAGCCATCGAGAACGGCCGGCTCGACGGATGCGTCCTTTACTCCACCCTTGAGCCTTGTCCGATGTGCGCCGGAGCAATGGTCCTGGCGCGCATAGAAGCCGTTTACTACGCCGCGCCCGATCACCGCTACGGCGCTTGCGGGACGCTCTTCGATATCCCGCGCGACCCGCGCCTCGCGCACCGCGTCGAGGTCTATCAGTTAGCCGAATACGCTGCTGAAGCGGGGGAGTTAATGGAGCGGTTCTTCCGGGAACGGAGAGAAACCACGTAG
- a CDS encoding DUF3696 domain-containing protein, protein MLTELSISNFKAWRSIEKMRLSRITGIWGTNSSGKSSILQFLLMLKQTTESTDRSQPLFLGDERSYVKLGLFENLLFQREKQRVLGFNLAWKDVERLVVKDQNRKEMFNSSDFGFDAELISNGTGNIKVQRIAYLFDDHEFACKARPPSGQFELTVSPQNKMRFIRFAGRPWPLSAPVRFYTFPDQTTAYYQNANFLPLLELKFEKALRSCYYLGPLRDFPKAEYRWSGAWPADVGSEGERTIEAILSSTEAEETIDPGFRKRKIPFQEYIADWLYNMGLIESFNVKVISAESRLYKVAVRKTSLSAEVLITDVGFGVSQVLPVLVLCSYVPEGSTVLLEQPELHLHPSAQSALADFLIDVTQKRKIQVIVESHSEHLLNRLQRRIADESLKPEDVALYFCDIHEGASRLTPLQVDVFGNIANWPKDFFGDPFGEIAATQEAIIDRKLREKAIASDS, encoded by the coding sequence ATGCTGACTGAACTCTCCATTTCCAACTTCAAGGCATGGCGCTCGATCGAGAAGATGAGGCTCTCCCGGATAACCGGTATCTGGGGCACAAACTCATCTGGCAAGTCGAGCATTTTGCAGTTTTTGCTGATGCTGAAGCAGACAACGGAATCAACAGATCGTTCGCAGCCCCTGTTCCTTGGCGATGAGAGGAGCTATGTGAAGCTTGGCCTATTCGAAAACTTGCTATTTCAGCGCGAGAAGCAGCGAGTTTTGGGCTTCAATCTTGCTTGGAAAGATGTCGAGCGCTTGGTAGTAAAGGATCAGAATAGAAAGGAAATGTTTAACTCGAGTGATTTCGGTTTTGATGCTGAACTAATTTCCAATGGCACTGGTAATATAAAGGTGCAGCGAATTGCATATTTGTTCGACGATCACGAGTTTGCTTGCAAGGCAAGGCCACCTTCCGGGCAATTCGAGTTAACCGTCTCGCCGCAGAATAAAATGAGGTTTATTCGATTTGCCGGCAGACCATGGCCATTATCCGCACCGGTTAGATTCTATACTTTTCCGGATCAAACGACTGCATATTATCAAAATGCCAACTTTTTGCCTCTTCTCGAGCTCAAATTTGAAAAGGCACTAAGGAGCTGCTATTATCTTGGTCCCCTGCGCGATTTTCCAAAGGCTGAATATAGATGGTCCGGCGCCTGGCCTGCAGATGTGGGGAGTGAAGGCGAGAGAACTATAGAAGCTATACTTTCGAGCACGGAAGCCGAAGAAACCATAGACCCGGGATTTCGCAAGCGTAAAATTCCATTTCAGGAATATATAGCGGATTGGCTATATAATATGGGCTTAATTGAGAGCTTCAATGTTAAGGTAATATCAGCTGAATCGAGACTATACAAAGTTGCGGTTCGTAAGACCTCTCTATCCGCAGAGGTTCTCATTACTGATGTTGGCTTCGGCGTTTCCCAGGTCCTTCCAGTCCTTGTTCTCTGCTCCTACGTCCCGGAAGGTTCCACTGTCCTTCTCGAACAGCCCGAATTGCACCTGCACCCATCGGCCCAAAGCGCCCTCGCTGATTTTCTGATCGACGTGACGCAAAAGCGTAAGATTCAAGTCATCGTCGAGAGCCACAGCGAACACCTTCTGAACCGGCTGCAGCGGCGGATCGCTGATGAATCCCTTAAGCCGGAAGATGTCGCACTCTACTTCTGCGATATTCACGAAGGCGCTTCAAGGCTTACACCACTTCAAGTCGATGTGTTTGGCAATATCGCGAACTGGCCTAAGGATTTCTTCGGCGATCCTTTCGGCGAAATCGCTGCAACTCAAGAGGCAATTATTGATAGGAAATTACGGGAAAAGGCAATTGCTAGCGATAGTTGA
- the hflX gene encoding GTPase HflX, with protein MTVVPRSTNPSQMGEPSEGALIVGVQRRGIAAWELGDHLDELELLLDTAGGRLLGRVVQERVKPDAATFIGSGKVEELAGLAKACEANLIIFDDDLSPAQTRNLQQRLGCKVIDRAGLILDIFARRARTRESRIQVELAQLNYLLPRLTRRWAHLSRQYGGIGTRGPVGSRGPGETQLETDKRAIGRRITQLRTELSRIEKARETRRSRRRDAFKVAIVGYTNAGKSTLLNALTRSDAFVEDRLFATLDPTARAMRLPDGTCVVLIDTVGFIRKLPPHLVASFKSTLEESRQADLFMHVVDISHPHWEGQLQRVGEILTELDLGQKPQLLLFNKVDKVDDAALLDGLKRQYPGAHFISALRGIRLYEVPGLITGFANRRWVRGEESFRPDEGDRMRLFEEQVQVVGRSFREGWIVVEYMREGG; from the coding sequence ATGACTGTAGTTCCTCGATCCACAAATCCGAGCCAAATGGGAGAACCTTCCGAAGGCGCTCTGATTGTCGGAGTTCAGCGGCGCGGCATCGCGGCTTGGGAATTGGGCGATCACCTTGATGAATTGGAACTTCTCCTCGATACAGCCGGCGGGCGTCTGTTAGGGCGGGTTGTCCAGGAACGTGTCAAGCCGGATGCGGCAACGTTTATCGGATCGGGCAAGGTCGAGGAACTGGCCGGACTGGCGAAGGCTTGCGAAGCGAACCTGATCATCTTCGACGACGACCTTTCGCCGGCGCAAACACGCAACCTTCAGCAGCGGCTGGGCTGCAAGGTGATCGACCGGGCCGGGCTGATCCTCGACATTTTCGCCCGGCGGGCGCGAACGCGGGAGTCACGGATACAGGTTGAACTGGCGCAACTCAACTATCTCCTCCCCCGTCTGACAAGACGATGGGCGCATCTATCGCGGCAGTATGGCGGCATCGGCACCCGCGGCCCGGTCGGGTCGCGCGGCCCCGGCGAGACGCAACTCGAGACCGACAAACGCGCCATAGGCCGCCGGATCACACAACTTAGAACTGAACTTTCCCGCATCGAGAAGGCTCGCGAAACGCGGCGTTCGCGGCGTCGCGACGCCTTCAAAGTCGCCATCGTCGGCTACACCAACGCCGGCAAGTCAACGTTGCTGAATGCCCTGACCCGGTCGGACGCCTTCGTTGAAGACCGACTCTTTGCGACGCTCGACCCAACAGCACGAGCGATGCGCCTGCCCGACGGGACGTGCGTCGTCCTGATCGATACGGTCGGGTTCATTCGCAAACTGCCGCCGCATCTGGTGGCGTCGTTCAAGTCAACGCTTGAAGAGTCGCGGCAGGCCGACCTCTTTATGCACGTCGTCGATATCTCGCACCCCCACTGGGAAGGCCAGTTGCAGCGGGTCGGGGAGATTCTAACCGAACTCGACCTCGGGCAGAAACCGCAGTTGCTGCTCTTCAACAAGGTTGACAAGGTGGACGATGCGGCGCTGCTGGACGGCCTTAAGCGGCAATATCCGGGGGCGCATTTTATCAGCGCGCTGCGAGGGATTCGGCTCTACGAGGTTCCCGGCTTGATTACCGGATTCGCCAACCGGAGGTGGGTGCGGGGCGAGGAGTCGTTCCGACCCGACGAGGGCGACCGGATGCGTCTATTTGAGGAGCAGGTGCAGGTGGTGGGGCGGTCGTTCCGGGAGGGGTGGATTGTAGTGGAGTATATGCGGGAGGGGGGGTGA